One part of the Rutidosis leptorrhynchoides isolate AG116_Rl617_1_P2 chromosome 1, CSIRO_AGI_Rlap_v1, whole genome shotgun sequence genome encodes these proteins:
- the LOC139875533 gene encoding uncharacterized protein — protein sequence MGGSRRKYKRSRTKVRVALPKKNPNVFKPAFTIPPKLKSIVDLSKTKWDDQGSVLENYKSFGVVSNPNLLGVRSRTSKIIESESLQIPVKSDGPMDEFEPTDSGSELEEDDVKTALGKQRADGKSGPLQPLTAMQRHHVKALVEKYGDDYKGMFMDMKLNKMQHSVATLEKLCKRYHMYKDKNPMLVPF from the exons ATGGGCGGATCAAGAAGAAAATACAAGCGATCCAGAACTAAAGTTCGTGTAGCTCTACCCAAAAAGAACCCTAACGTCTTCAAACCAGCTTTCACAATCCCACCAAAGCTTAAATCAATTGTCGATTTATCAAAAACTAAATGGGACGACCAAGGCAGTGTTCTTGAAAATTACAAATCATTCGGTGTCGTTTCGAACCCTAATTTACTCGGTGTTCGCTCCCGTACTTCTAAAATCATCGAAAGTGAATCACTTCAAATCCCTGTTAAATCCGATGGTCCTATGGATGAATTTGAACCAACTGATTCCGGTAGCGAACTCGAAGAAGACG ATGTGAAAACTGCACTTGGAAAACAGCGTGCAGACGGTAAATCTGGTCCGTTACAACCGTTAACGGCTATGCAACGACATCATGTTAAAGCGCTTGTTGAGAAATATGGAGATGATTATAAG GGCATGTTCATGGATATGAAACTCAACAAGATGCAGCACTCAGTTGCAACACTTGAGAAGCTGTGTAAGAGATATCACATGTATAAAGATAAGAATCCAATGCTCGTTCCCTTTTGA